Proteins from a genomic interval of Lycium ferocissimum isolate CSIRO_LF1 chromosome 2, AGI_CSIRO_Lferr_CH_V1, whole genome shotgun sequence:
- the LOC132046408 gene encoding uncharacterized protein LOC132046408, with the protein MAFAHYLLTVPADTCKHYSTTSIFSRPFSSSCTSLSSPNFNTRRLSKSVKIGHKASIKAQASEASSAADAFTNFKHVLLPITDRNPYLSEGSRQAAATAAAMAKKYGADITVVVIDEKEKEAHPEHETQLSSIRWHLSEGGYQEFKLLERLGEGSQPTAIIGEIADDMNLDMVIMSMEAIHSKHVDANLLAEFIPCPVLLLPL; encoded by the exons ATGGCATTTGCTCACTACTTGCTAACAGTCCCAGCTGATACTTGTAAACACTATTCTACTACTTCCATTTTTTCTCGCCCCTTTTCGTCTTCTTGTACTTCTCTTTCTTCGCCAAACTTCAACACTCGCAGGCTTTCTAAGAGTGTGAAAATCGGCCACAAAG CATCTATTAAGGCTCAAGCATCTGAAGCCAGCTCAGCTGCAGATGCTTTCACCAACTTCAAGCATGTACTGCTTCCAATTACAGACCGGAATCCTTATCTCTCTGAGGGTTCAAGACAG GCTGCAGCAACTGCCGCTGCTATGGCAAAGAAGTATGGAGCTGATATAACAGTTGTTG TTATTGatgaaaaggagaaagaagcACACCCTGAGCATGAGACCCAACTATCGAGCATCCGGTGGCATTTATCTGAAG GTGGATATCAGGAATTCAAGTTGTTAGAGAGGCTAGGTGAAGGAAGCCAGCCAACAGCCATTATTGGGGAAATTGCTGATGACATGAACTTGGATATGGTAATTATGAGCATGGAAGCTATCCATTCCAAGCATGTCGATGCAAACCTTCTCGCAGAGTTCATCCCTTGTCCTGTATTGCTTTTGCCCCTTTGA
- the LOC132046407 gene encoding aquaporin PIP2-7-like — protein sequence MAKDYVEPPPAPLFDIAEVTNWSFYRALIAEFIATLLFLYISVATVIGHKKQVGPCEGVGLLGIAWAFGGMIFVLVYCTAGISGGHINPAVTFGLLLARKVSLIRAVAYMVVQCLGAVCGVGIVKGLMKHDYNRQGGGANTVADGYSRGVALGAEIVGTFVLMYTVFSATDAKSKARDSHIPVLAPLPIGFSVFMVHLATIPITGTGINPARSFGAAVIYNDKTAWDDHWIFWVGPLVGAMVAYIYHQQVLRAHAAKAALNSYYSEPNLN from the exons ATGGCGAAAGATTATGTGGAACCACCACCAGCTCCGCTGTTTGATATAGCAGAGGTGACGAATTGGTCTTTTTACAGAGCTCTGATTGCTGAATTTATTGCAACGCTTCTTTTCCTCTACATTAGCGTTGCTACTGTTATTGGCCACAAGAAACAAGTTGGTCCATGCGAGGGCGTCGGACTTCTTGGTATTGCATGGGCTTTTGGTGGCATGATTTTTGTTCTTGTCTATTGCACTGCCGGGATTTCTG GTGGGCATATAAATCCAGCAGTGACATTTGGGCTATTACTAGCAAGGAAGGTGTCATTAATAAGAGCAGTGGCGTACATGGTGGTGCAATGCTTAGGAGCCGTATGCGGCGTGGGTATAGTTAAAGGGTTGATGAAGCATGACTATAACAGGCAGGGCGGCGGTGCTAATACCGTCGCAGATGGCTACTCAAGGGGCGTAGCATTGGGTGCTGAGATCGTTGGCACTTTCGTACTAATGTATACCGTATTCTCCGCTACCGACGCCAAAAGCAAAGCACGTGATTCCCACATCCCC GTACTAGCACCATTGCCAATTGGATTCTcagtgtttatggttcacctaGCCACCATTCCCATCACTGGCACTGGCATCAATCCTGCTAGGAGTTTTGGAGCTGCTGTCATTTACAACGATAAAACAGCTTGGGATGACCAC TGGATCTTCTGGGTCGGACCCCTTGTGGGAGCAATGGTTGCATATATCTATCACCAACAAGTTCTTCGAGCTCACGCAGCCAAAGCAGCTTTGAACTCCTACTACAGCGAACCCAATTTGAATTAA